The sequence GCACACCAAGTCGGTGGAAAAGATAAAATCGCAGTCGTTTTAAAAGATAACGCGTATGGGCACAGTGCTGTGATGATAGCAGAAGCAGTGTCACACTACGGTGTCAAGCAAGCAGTCGTCCGTCTTGAGCGGGAAGCGGATGAAATTGTAGATTTTTTTGAGAATGTTTTGATCCTTGGACAAATAGCGACGCGAGCACATCCAAAAATCAGTTATGCGATCAATTCATTTGAAGAAATATCAGCGTATCCGAGCGGAACGCGAGTAGAGCTTAAAATTGATACGGGAATGCATCGTCATGGGATTGCTCCGCAGCAGTTGGGAGAAGCTTTTGAAGCAATGGCACAAAAGGGGTTGGTCTGTATCGGGGTTATGAGCCATTTAAGAGCCGCGGATACACTCAGCTCAGAGTGGTTTTGGCAGCGCAGAATATTTGATGAAATCAAACAAGAAGCGTCTGAATTAGCAAAAAAGTACGGATGGAATCTTAGATTTCATATTTCAAACTCTGCCGGAACCTTTCGCTCATCCGAATGCACGGATGATATGGTACGGGTCGGAATCGCACTGTACGGGTGTTTGGAAATGGACTCAACTCTGCCGCAGCCTGAACTCAAGAGCGTCCTTTCTCTGTGCGGGGATAAGATTGCTACAAGAGTGCTAAAAGCGGGAGAGCGGGTCGGCTACAACGGTATTTACGAAGCGTGTTCTGATGAAGTGGTCAGTACCTATGATTTGGGATATGCCAACGGGCTGGATCGGCTTGCTTCTAACCGCTATGTAACCCCGCAGGGGGTGCCCCTTCGGGGACGTATATCAATGGACAGTGCAAGTTTTGCGAGCGATACGGATGAACTGGTGATTTTTGATAATGCCAACGATTACGCCCGTGCGGTCGGAACCATCGGGTATGAGATATTGGCATGTTTGGATAAAGATTTAAAAAGGGAATGGATTTTCTAAGTATTTATCTTAATAATGGCATCGGCAAAAATTGCGCCGTCGAGACGCATATCGATCAAACTTTCCAAATGGTCCATATCTTCGACATATCCCAACACTTTGGCATCAAAGAGATAATGTTCCGCGACGCTTTGGATTTCAGGTCCGTTTTTAGGGCTGACAATGAGGTATGCCGCCCCTAGATTTTCACCGAGGACCGCATCGGTAATCGTTTCGATATGAAGAGCAAAGCGGACACTGTTTTGACGCAGATAATCGATGATATCGAGATTTTCAGGGGCAAAAAATAAGGTGACGACGGAATTTGCCGGTGTGAGACGTACGGCTTCGATCGCATCGATATGGTAAAACGTCTCAGAGGGAATGTACGGGTGACCGAATAACAACATTTAGCTCTCCAAACATTCACGTGAGCAGTAGTATTTTCCCTCACGCATAAAACTTTCTTTCACCTGTACATAGGTACCGCATTTGACACACGGAATCATTGCCTCTTCGGAAGAAGTATCCGAAGAGGGAGGTGTAAGCGACTTTTTCTTGAAAAAAAGAAAATAAACGGCACTCAAAAATCCGACAAACAGTAAAAATTTCATGGTTATCTCTTTATTAGCAGATAATGGCGGTTTTCTGCTTCAATAATGGTGTAATCTAGTGATTCATTAACTTCATCATACACTTTTTCCCCTTTGTAAAAGAGCAAAAGCGTCCCTTTGGTGCAAAACGGCTCTGAGAGTTTGAGCAGCATGTCCGTATCGGTTACGGCACGCGAAGTGATGAGGTCATACGGTTCGCTCGGTAATTGTTCGACCCGTACCGCTTTCACCTCTACGTTCTCCAAGCCTAAATCCGCTTTCACAAATTGTAAAAAACTGGCACGTTTACTGAGCGGCTCTACGAGAGTAAACCGGGTTTCCGGCATGGCTATCGCTAAAATCATCCCCGGAAATCCGGCACCGGTTCCGATGTCCATTGCTTTATTGATGGGAGGGAGAAAATTAATAGGGGTGATGGCATCGACGATGAATTCATCGATTTGTTGCAGTGTTTTAGCACCTGTGAGGTTATGAACCTTATTCCATTTTTCCAGCAGCGTTTTGTACTCCTCCACTTTTTCAATAAAATCATTCGGAAGTGTAAGATTGCGGCTTGCTAAAAGATGTTTTAAATGATTCATAAATCGTGTCCCATTTGTTCTTTTTTAACACGAAGGTATCCTTCATTATGAGGATTCGGATCGATGATGACAGGGACTCTTTCGGTAATTTCGACATGCAAATTTTCCACCACAGAGACTTTTGCCGGATTATTGGTCAAAAGACGAATTTTCGTTAGACCAAAATCTTTGAATATCTCTCCCACGACGTCATAAGTACGCTGATCCGGGGCAAATCCAAGCTCAACATTGGCTTCGATCGTATTGCGTCCCTGATCTTGAAGTGCATAGGCGTTGATTTTATTGAGCAGACCGATATTCCGCCCCTCTTGACGATGATAAATAATCAATCCGCCCTCTTCGGCGACCAGTTTAAGGGCTTTGTGCAGTTGATTGTTGCAATCGCATTTGATGCTGCCCAATGTATCACCGGTAAGGCACTCGGAATGGATACGAACCAATGGGGACTCTTGTTGCTCAAAATTTTCTGTAAAAATTGCAAGATGTTCTTGACATCCTTCTTTATAAGCACGGATCTTAAATTTGCCATATTTACTTGGAAGATTAGCAATGGCGGATTTTTCAAATTTCATTTCTGTATTCATGTGGCAATTATAATTTTCTTTTCTTAATCTAACACTTGCTACACTTACTTCAACATTTATATCGGAGCATTTTTATGGATCGTTTTCGTCGTACTCGTCTTAATTCACATCTCAGATCATTGGTTCGTGAAACCCATGTAGGTGTCAATGATTTTATTTATCCGTTGTTCGTTCGACCGGGAGAGGGGATTAAAACCGAAGTTTCGTCTATGCCCGGTGTGTATCAGATGAGTTTGGACGAAATTTTAAAAGAGTGTGAGCTTCTTCAATCTTTGGGAATTTATTCGATTATCCTTTTCGGTATCCCTGAAGTTAAAGACTCTGTCGGTTCCGATGCCCTTTGCGACCATGGGATCATCGCGACGGCAGTTCGTGCGATTAAGCGTGCGTATCCGAAGATGTTTGTCGTGACCGATTTGTGTTTCTGTGAGTATACCGATCACGGCCACTGCGGGATTTTGGATCATGTGCATGAGACGGTTGATAATGATTTAACGCTTGGCATTTCAGCACAGCAAGCTTTGGTACATGCCCGTGCCGGTGCCGATATGATTGCACCCTCAGGGATGATGGACGGGATCATTACAACGCTTCGTGATGCACTTGACGGCGGCGGATACGTGAATCTTCCGATTATGAGCTATTCGACCAAGTTTGCCAGCGGGTATTACGGACCGTTTCGTGATGTTGCCGAATCGGTTCCGAGTTTCGGTGATCGTTCGACCTATCAAATGGATCCGGCAAATCGACGTGAAGCGATACGTGAAAGTTTAGTCGATGAGGCACAGGGGGCCGATATTTTGATGGTAAAACCGGCTTTAGCCTATCTGGATATTATCCGAGACATACGTGAAGCGTCTCAATTACCTCTCGCGGTATACAATGTCAGCGGCGAATACGCGATGCTCAAACATGCCGGAGCGGCAGGGTTGATCGATTACAACCGTGTGATGATAGAGACTATGGTAGGGTTTAAACGAGCCGGTGCCGATATTATCATCAGTTACCATGCTAAAGAAGTAGCAGCACTACTATCTTGATTTGAACGCAAAAGGAATTCAACCCTTTTGCTACGCTAGCCGCTAAGGCACTAAAGCTTGCCTCTGCTGAGGTAGAATTGTTAATGAATTTTTTTTATGATATGATTGTTTTTTGTATCGAAGGACGTACGTGAGACATTTTTTAACCTTAAAAGACTATACCAAAGAAGAGATATTAGAAATTCTCGACATCGGGCTGGAAATTAAAAAAGAGGTCAAAGCCAAAGAGTTTAAGCCGAGACTTGCAAATCAAACATTAGCAATGATTTTTGAAAAAAGTTCTACGCGTACGCGGGTGAGTTTTGAAGTGGGGATGTACCAACTCGGAGGACATGCACTGTTTCTTTCAAATCGTGATATCCATCTGGGGCGCGGCGAACCGGTAAAAGATACGGCACGCGTTATCTCATCCATGTGTGACATGG is a genomic window of Sulfuricurvum sp. containing:
- the rsmG gene encoding 16S rRNA (guanine(527)-N(7))-methyltransferase RsmG is translated as MNHLKHLLASRNLTLPNDFIEKVEEYKTLLEKWNKVHNLTGAKTLQQIDEFIVDAITPINFLPPINKAMDIGTGAGFPGMILAIAMPETRFTLVEPLSKRASFLQFVKADLGLENVEVKAVRVEQLPSEPYDLITSRAVTDTDMLLKLSEPFCTKGTLLLFYKGEKVYDEVNESLDYTIIEAENRHYLLIKR
- the hemB gene encoding porphobilinogen synthase; this encodes MDRFRRTRLNSHLRSLVRETHVGVNDFIYPLFVRPGEGIKTEVSSMPGVYQMSLDEILKECELLQSLGIYSIILFGIPEVKDSVGSDALCDHGIIATAVRAIKRAYPKMFVVTDLCFCEYTDHGHCGILDHVHETVDNDLTLGISAQQALVHARAGADMIAPSGMMDGIITTLRDALDGGGYVNLPIMSYSTKFASGYYGPFRDVAESVPSFGDRSTYQMDPANRREAIRESLVDEAQGADILMVKPALAYLDIIRDIREASQLPLAVYNVSGEYAMLKHAGAAGLIDYNRVMIETMVGFKRAGADIIISYHAKEVAALLS
- the ribA gene encoding GTP cyclohydrolase II; the encoded protein is MKFEKSAIANLPSKYGKFKIRAYKEGCQEHLAIFTENFEQQESPLVRIHSECLTGDTLGSIKCDCNNQLHKALKLVAEEGGLIIYHRQEGRNIGLLNKINAYALQDQGRNTIEANVELGFAPDQRTYDVVGEIFKDFGLTKIRLLTNNPAKVSVVENLHVEITERVPVIIDPNPHNEGYLRVKKEQMGHDL
- a CDS encoding PP0621 family protein; translated protein: MKFLLFVGFLSAVYFLFFKKKSLTPPSSDTSSEEAMIPCVKCGTYVQVKESFMREGKYYCSRECLES
- a CDS encoding alanine racemase, producing MASIKLSREALIHNLDIIAHQVGGKDKIAVVLKDNAYGHSAVMIAEAVSHYGVKQAVVRLEREADEIVDFFENVLILGQIATRAHPKISYAINSFEEISAYPSGTRVELKIDTGMHRHGIAPQQLGEAFEAMAQKGLVCIGVMSHLRAADTLSSEWFWQRRIFDEIKQEASELAKKYGWNLRFHISNSAGTFRSSECTDDMVRVGIALYGCLEMDSTLPQPELKSVLSLCGDKIATRVLKAGERVGYNGIYEACSDEVVSTYDLGYANGLDRLASNRYVTPQGVPLRGRISMDSASFASDTDELVIFDNANDYARAVGTIGYEILACLDKDLKREWIF